In uncultured Bacteroides sp., one genomic interval encodes:
- a CDS encoding glycogen/starch synthase, whose protein sequence is MVDSLISPDYIFETSWEVCNKVGGIYTVLSTRAKTLQDSHKDKVIFIGPDFWIGKDNPLFIELDYLYKPWKLYAETNENLSVRIGRWNIIGEPIVILVDFTSFFSMKNEIYTEAWNNFQVDSLHAYGDYDEASMFSYASGKVVESFYKYNLNHKDRVVYQAHEWMTGLGALYLQTAVPEIATIFTTHATSIGRSIAGNLKPLYDYLFAYNGDQMAQELNMESKHSIEKQTAHHVDCFTTVSDITNKECKELLDKEADVVLKNGFEDDFVPKGKSFLAKRKKARAKMLNVANKLLGTNLDDDTLLVCTSGRYEFKNKGLDVFIESLNRLNHDINLKKNVVAFINVPAGTPIPRKNLVERLNNGNGITDSLEFPYITHWLDSMSDDRVLNMMTSLGIRNSKEDKVKIIFVPCYLDENDGVFDLNYYDLLLGYDLSVYPSYYEPWGYTPLESIAFHVPTVTTDLTGFGLWIQSIRTQHGLEDGVKVIHRSDNNYIEVADAIKESIISFSTKSEEEIEHIRHRAAVTAEHALWKHFIKYYYKAYDIALRNAKKRQLK, encoded by the coding sequence ATGGTAGATTCCCTTATAAGTCCTGATTATATTTTTGAAACTAGTTGGGAAGTCTGTAACAAAGTTGGTGGCATATATACAGTATTGTCTACTAGAGCTAAGACTCTTCAAGATAGTCATAAAGATAAAGTGATATTTATTGGTCCTGATTTCTGGATTGGTAAAGATAACCCATTATTTATTGAATTGGATTATCTTTATAAACCATGGAAATTGTATGCTGAAACCAATGAAAACCTTTCTGTGCGCATTGGTCGATGGAACATTATTGGCGAACCAATTGTTATTTTAGTTGATTTTACTTCATTTTTCTCAATGAAGAATGAAATATATACTGAAGCCTGGAATAATTTTCAAGTTGATTCTTTGCATGCATATGGGGACTATGATGAAGCATCGATGTTCTCTTATGCATCAGGAAAAGTAGTTGAAAGCTTTTATAAATATAATCTTAATCATAAAGATAGAGTAGTTTATCAGGCACATGAGTGGATGACTGGGCTAGGTGCACTATATCTACAGACTGCTGTACCAGAAATTGCTACCATATTTACAACACACGCAACTTCAATAGGACGTTCTATTGCGGGTAATCTGAAACCATTGTATGACTATCTATTTGCATATAATGGCGACCAAATGGCTCAGGAATTAAATATGGAATCAAAGCATTCTATTGAAAAACAAACGGCTCACCATGTTGATTGCTTTACTACTGTTAGTGATATTACTAATAAAGAGTGTAAGGAATTGCTGGATAAAGAGGCTGATGTTGTTTTGAAAAACGGGTTTGAAGATGATTTCGTGCCTAAAGGGAAGAGCTTTTTAGCCAAGCGTAAAAAGGCAAGAGCAAAAATGCTCAATGTTGCAAATAAATTATTGGGCACTAATCTGGATGATGATACCTTACTTGTATGTACAAGTGGCAGATATGAATTTAAAAACAAAGGTCTTGATGTTTTTATAGAATCATTAAACCGATTGAATCATGATATTAATCTAAAGAAGAATGTTGTTGCCTTTATTAATGTACCGGCAGGTACTCCTATACCTAGAAAAAATTTAGTTGAAAGATTAAATAATGGTAATGGCATAACAGATTCTTTAGAATTTCCTTATATTACGCACTGGTTAGATTCTATGTCTGACGATAGAGTGCTTAATATGATGACATCGCTTGGAATAAGAAATAGTAAGGAAGATAAAGTTAAGATTATATTTGTGCCTTGTTATCTTGATGAGAATGATGGTGTATTCGATCTTAACTATTATGATTTGCTTCTGGGCTATGATTTGAGTGTTTATCCTTCATATTATGAACCATGGGGATATACTCCTCTTGAAAGCATTGCTTTCCATGTTCCTACCGTTACAACGGATTTAACAGGATTTGGACTTTGGATTCAGAGCATCAGAACTCAGCATGGTTTAGAGGATGGAGTTAAAGTGATTCATCGCTCGGATAATAACTACATTGAAGTAGCTGATGCTATAAAGGAATCTATAATTTCTTTTTCAACTAAATCGGAAGAAGAAATAGAACATATTCGTCATCGTGCTGCTGTAACAGCAGAACATGCTTTATGGAAACATTTTATTAAATACTATTATAAGGCGTATGATATTGCTCTTCGAAATGCAAAGAAGCGCCAATTGAAATAG
- a CDS encoding transposase, protein MNQSISTVGKVTTNKPIYINVNKKKSTISFKLHIPHYRQDRVSISGKSYTVELSRNSNSSRCPACGCLSQSLHGYYIRQLQGSEIFNHSLTLLVKTRKFRCRNEHCLRKVFSEDHSCLASPYGRNTLEVEERIREVSLKVTSRTASELLHGQNIFCSQSACLRSAHKELPSKSSNSLPVAIGIDDFAQKKGHIYGSVIVDQMTHRPIAVLPCREGDELEQFLRNNPQIQYITRDRGRNFVEAINRILPGVTQICDRFHLIKNLVDALTEEIASLSRLSVHKQTYSYPSTEECRTKIMEALYGLGDARHRHKLNLFVQADSLIRKGMSISETARQLGVHSQVIWRLVRHHTGKDYMSAQQKSILKHVDELALEISHGCTDIKNLKKKMEDKMDAIAISAATIGIRNKIKQEQQEVRKYNKNIAERKNKKHASIRSIRRFILKGESAVQSLTDLLKNPSIKQVVTLGLRFKEMINGNLRQWSLANWIKQAMECDSKAMRAFACGIKADQQAVQNAMDIYLNNGLLEGTVNKIKAIKRQMFNRASYRLLNVKLIAFKT, encoded by the coding sequence ATGAATCAAAGCATATCTACAGTTGGCAAAGTTACTACAAATAAGCCTATTTACATCAATGTTAACAAAAAGAAATCAACTATATCTTTTAAACTTCATATTCCCCATTATCGCCAGGATAGAGTCTCTATAAGTGGGAAATCGTACACTGTAGAATTGTCTCGTAACTCTAATAGTAGCCGCTGCCCGGCCTGTGGTTGTTTGAGTCAAAGCTTACATGGGTACTATATACGCCAACTTCAGGGTTCAGAGATCTTTAATCATTCCCTGACTCTATTGGTCAAAACCCGCAAATTTCGTTGCCGAAATGAGCATTGTCTCCGCAAGGTCTTTAGTGAGGACCATTCCTGCCTGGCTTCTCCCTATGGCCGCAACACTCTGGAGGTAGAAGAACGTATCCGTGAAGTATCTCTAAAAGTCACATCCCGTACTGCCAGTGAGCTTTTACACGGGCAGAACATCTTCTGCAGTCAATCTGCCTGTCTACGGAGTGCTCACAAGGAATTGCCCTCAAAAAGTAGTAATTCTCTACCTGTGGCTATAGGTATAGATGACTTTGCACAGAAGAAAGGGCATATCTATGGGAGTGTTATTGTAGACCAGATGACCCATCGTCCCATTGCAGTACTTCCTTGCCGGGAGGGGGATGAATTAGAGCAGTTCTTGCGAAATAATCCTCAGATACAATATATAACCCGAGACCGGGGGCGAAACTTTGTTGAAGCTATTAATCGTATCCTACCCGGTGTTACCCAAATCTGTGACAGATTCCATTTGATAAAGAATCTGGTGGATGCTCTGACGGAAGAAATAGCCTCATTATCCCGGCTAAGTGTGCATAAGCAAACTTATTCTTATCCCTCCACGGAAGAATGCAGAACCAAAATCATGGAAGCTCTTTATGGCCTGGGGGATGCCAGACATCGACATAAACTGAACCTGTTTGTGCAAGCAGATAGCCTTATCAGAAAAGGAATGAGCATTTCAGAAACAGCCCGCCAATTAGGAGTGCATTCACAGGTTATCTGGCGTTTGGTACGTCACCATACAGGCAAGGATTATATGTCTGCGCAGCAAAAGAGTATATTAAAACATGTCGATGAACTGGCTTTGGAAATCAGCCATGGATGTACGGATATAAAGAATTTGAAGAAGAAAATGGAAGACAAGATGGATGCGATTGCAATCTCGGCTGCCACGATAGGAATCAGAAACAAAATAAAGCAAGAACAACAGGAAGTCAGGAAATATAACAAAAATATAGCTGAAAGGAAAAACAAAAAACACGCATCAATAAGGAGTATACGGAGATTTATATTGAAAGGGGAATCCGCCGTGCAAAGTCTTACTGATCTATTGAAGAATCCATCAATAAAACAGGTTGTAACATTAGGATTGAGATTCAAGGAAATGATAAATGGAAATCTCAGGCAATGGTCTCTGGCAAACTGGATAAAACAGGCTATGGAATGTGATTCAAAAGCCATGAGGGCATTTGCCTGTGGAATAAAAGCAGACCAACAGGCGGTGCAAAATGCAATGGATATTTATTTGAACAACGGACTCTTGGAAGGAACTGTCAATAAAATAAAGGCTATCAAGAGGCAAATGTTTAATAGGGCAAGCTATAGACTACTTAATGTGAAACTCATTGCGTTTAAAACCTAA
- the ltrA gene encoding group II intron reverse transcriptase/maturase → MKGRMQKISAVNDSCPQKNRTESEGYVGVQTFIGITENNLTEVHFTKDDLLERILSPANLNKAYKQVLSNGGSGGVDKMETEELLPFLKLHKDKLVTSLMDGNYHPNPVRRVEIPKDNGKKRQLGIPTVVDRLIQQAISQVLSPIYEREFSNNSFGFRPKRSAHKALQTAQSYINAGNKYAVDLDLEKFFDTVNQSKLIEILSRRIKDGRVISLIHKYLRAGVIIGHKFEKSSRGVPQGGPLSPLLSNIMLNELDKELEHRGHPFVRYADDCMIFCKSKRSASRTMKHIICFIEETLFLRVNREKTKAGYVRGMRFLGYSFYNIKGGFRLSVHPKSYAKLKARLKELTGRSNGMGYDKRKYELHQFIRGWIEYFKLADMQNHLKRIDQWLRRRLRMCIWKYWKKIKTRSDNLIRCGIDKVRALSFSNARKSYWRMARCQILKEAISNENLSKAGYPCLMDYYRKVAS, encoded by the coding sequence ATGAAGGGAAGAATGCAGAAAATATCAGCAGTGAATGATAGCTGCCCGCAAAAGAATAGGACGGAATCCGAAGGCTATGTGGGAGTGCAGACTTTTATAGGGATTACTGAAAACAACCTCACGGAAGTGCATTTTACAAAAGATGATTTACTGGAACGTATATTGTCGCCTGCCAATTTGAACAAGGCTTATAAACAGGTCCTATCGAATGGTGGCAGTGGAGGTGTCGATAAAATGGAAACAGAAGAACTTCTTCCGTTTCTGAAACTCCATAAAGATAAACTGGTAACATCTTTAATGGATGGTAATTACCATCCTAATCCTGTTCGTAGGGTAGAAATCCCTAAGGACAATGGCAAGAAACGCCAGCTTGGTATCCCTACCGTAGTTGACCGTCTTATTCAACAAGCCATATCACAAGTTTTGTCTCCGATTTATGAACGTGAATTCAGTAACAACAGCTTCGGTTTTCGTCCGAAACGCAGTGCGCATAAAGCGCTGCAAACGGCCCAGAGTTATATTAATGCAGGTAATAAATATGCCGTAGATTTAGATTTGGAGAAGTTTTTCGATACAGTCAACCAAAGCAAGCTGATAGAAATTCTTTCCCGCAGGATAAAAGATGGGAGAGTGATTTCTCTTATCCATAAATATCTCCGCGCGGGAGTTATAATTGGTCATAAATTTGAGAAAAGCAGTCGGGGAGTTCCTCAAGGTGGTCCCCTTAGTCCGCTACTGAGCAATATAATGCTCAATGAACTGGACAAAGAACTGGAACACCGAGGACATCCATTTGTCCGCTATGCAGATGATTGCATGATATTTTGCAAAAGTAAACGCTCTGCCAGTCGTACGATGAAGCACATCATTTGTTTTATCGAAGAAACCCTCTTTCTGAGGGTAAACCGAGAGAAAACGAAAGCAGGATATGTGCGGGGCATGAGGTTCTTAGGTTATTCCTTTTATAATATCAAAGGAGGATTTCGCTTATCTGTACACCCCAAAAGTTATGCAAAACTGAAAGCCCGATTGAAAGAGCTGACAGGTCGCAGTAATGGTATGGGATACGATAAACGCAAATACGAACTTCATCAATTCATTCGTGGCTGGATTGAATACTTCAAACTGGCAGACATGCAAAACCATCTGAAGAGAATAGATCAATGGCTCCGTCGTCGGCTTCGTATGTGTATATGGAAATACTGGAAGAAGATAAAGACCCGTTCCGATAATTTGATTCGTTGTGGGATAGACAAAGTTCGTGCTTTGAGTTTTTCCAATGCCCGTAAAAGCTACTGGCGCATGGCTAGATGTCAAATCCTGAAGGAAGCTATAAGCAACGAAAACCTTAGCAAAGCGGGCTATCCTTGTCTGATGGATTATTACCGTAAAGTGGCATCGTAA
- the carB gene encoding carbamoyl-phosphate synthase (glutamine-hydrolyzing) large subunit — protein MKDKIEKVLILGSGALKIGEAGEFDYSGSQALKALREEGIQTVLINPNIATVQTSEGVADTIYFLPVTPFFVEKVIQKEKPQGILLAFGGQTALNCGVELYRAGILEKYNVEVLGTPVQAIIDTEDRELFVNKLNEIDVKTIKSEAVENIVDARRAAKELGYPVIIRAAYALGGLGSGFCDNEEELNKLAEKAFSFSPQVLVEKSLKGWKEIEYEVVRDRFDNCITVCNMENFDPLGIHTGESIVIAPSQTLTNSEYHKLRELAIRIIRHIGIVGECNVQYAFDPESEDYRVIEVNARLSRSSALASKATGYPLAFVAAKLGLGYGLFDLKNSVTKTTSAFFEPALDYVVCKIPRWDLGKFRGVDRELGSSMKSVGEVMAIGRTFEEAIQKGLRMIGQGMHGFVENKELVIEDIDKALQEPTDKRVFVISEAFRAGYTIDQIHDLTKIDKWFLQKLMNIVNTAKELDSIDTLEALSSDLLRKAKVQGFSDFQIARAILKDGNDMEKAMLKVRAYRKSFNILPVVKQIDTLAAEYPAQTNYLYLTYSGITNDVHYLGDHRSIVVLGSGAYRIGSSVEFDWCGVNALNTIRKEGWRSVMINYNPETVSTDYDMCDRLYFDELTFERVLDILELENPHGVIVSTGGQIPNNLAMRLDEQNINILGTSAKNIDNAEDRNKFSAMLDRIGVDQPAWRELTSMEDINEFVEEVGFPVLVRPSYVLSGAAMNVCSNQEELVRFLQLAANVSKKHPVVVSQFIEHAKEVEMDAVADKGEIIAYAISEHIEFAGVHSGDATIQFPPQKLYVETVRRIKRISKQIAKELNISGPFNIQYLAKDNDIKVIECNLRASRSFPFVSKVLKINFIELATKIMLGLPVEKPEKSLFDLDYVGIKASQFSFSRLQKADPVLGVDMASTGEVGCIGSDTSCAVLKSMLSVGYKIPKKNILLSTGTAKDKTDMLSSASLLVEKGYNLFATGGTHKFLEENGIPNTLVYWPSEEGTPQALDLLHNKEIDMVVNIPKNLTPGELTNGYKIRRAAIDLNIPLITNPRLASEFITAFCSINLDDLQIKSWEEYK, from the coding sequence ATGAAAGATAAAATAGAGAAAGTATTAATACTTGGTTCCGGTGCTTTGAAAATTGGAGAGGCCGGAGAATTTGACTATTCCGGTTCGCAGGCTTTAAAAGCTTTACGTGAAGAAGGAATTCAAACTGTGTTGATTAATCCAAATATTGCTACTGTTCAAACATCTGAGGGGGTTGCCGATACTATTTATTTTTTGCCGGTCACTCCCTTTTTTGTAGAAAAGGTAATTCAGAAGGAAAAACCTCAGGGTATTTTGCTTGCTTTTGGTGGACAGACTGCATTGAACTGCGGTGTTGAATTATATAGAGCAGGTATTCTTGAAAAATATAATGTAGAGGTATTAGGAACTCCGGTGCAGGCTATCATAGACACTGAAGACCGTGAGCTTTTCGTTAATAAACTTAATGAAATCGATGTTAAGACTATAAAGAGTGAAGCCGTAGAAAACATTGTAGATGCAAGACGCGCTGCAAAGGAACTTGGCTATCCTGTAATTATTCGTGCAGCTTATGCATTAGGTGGTCTTGGATCTGGTTTCTGTGATAACGAAGAAGAACTAAATAAATTAGCTGAAAAAGCATTCTCTTTCTCGCCTCAGGTATTGGTTGAAAAATCATTGAAAGGCTGGAAGGAAATAGAATACGAAGTTGTTCGTGACCGTTTTGATAACTGTATCACGGTTTGTAACATGGAGAACTTCGACCCGCTGGGAATCCATACCGGTGAAAGTATCGTAATTGCTCCTTCACAGACTCTTACCAACAGCGAATATCATAAACTGCGCGAACTAGCTATACGTATTATTCGTCACATCGGAATCGTTGGTGAATGTAACGTGCAGTATGCTTTCGACCCGGAAAGTGAAGACTATCGCGTTATCGAGGTAAATGCTCGTTTGAGCCGTTCTTCAGCATTAGCTTCTAAAGCAACAGGATATCCATTGGCATTCGTTGCAGCTAAGCTTGGATTAGGATATGGATTGTTCGATTTAAAGAACTCTGTAACAAAAACTACTTCTGCATTCTTTGAACCAGCTCTTGACTATGTAGTTTGTAAGATTCCACGTTGGGATTTAGGTAAGTTCCGCGGAGTAGATCGTGAACTAGGTAGTAGCATGAAATCGGTAGGAGAGGTTATGGCTATTGGTCGTACCTTTGAAGAAGCTATTCAGAAAGGCCTTCGTATGATTGGTCAGGGAATGCACGGTTTTGTGGAAAACAAAGAACTGGTTATCGAGGATATTGATAAGGCTCTTCAAGAACCAACAGATAAACGTGTCTTTGTTATCAGCGAAGCTTTTAGAGCAGGATATACTATTGATCAGATACATGATTTGACAAAGATTGATAAATGGTTCCTTCAGAAATTGATGAATATAGTAAATACTGCTAAGGAACTTGACTCAATTGATACATTAGAAGCCCTTTCATCCGATTTACTACGTAAAGCTAAAGTTCAGGGATTTTCTGATTTCCAGATTGCGCGTGCTATTCTGAAGGACGGAAATGATATGGAAAAGGCTATGTTGAAGGTACGTGCTTATCGTAAGTCATTTAACATCCTTCCGGTTGTAAAACAGATCGATACACTTGCAGCTGAATATCCAGCTCAAACTAACTATCTGTACCTGACATACAGTGGAATAACAAATGATGTTCATTATCTGGGCGACCACCGATCAATTGTAGTTCTTGGATCTGGTGCTTACCGTATTGGTAGTTCTGTAGAGTTCGACTGGTGTGGAGTTAATGCACTGAATACAATCCGCAAGGAAGGCTGGCGCAGTGTAATGATCAACTATAATCCTGAAACTGTATCTACAGATTATGATATGTGTGATCGTCTTTATTTTGATGAACTTACATTTGAACGTGTATTGGATATCCTTGAACTGGAAAACCCTCACGGCGTAATTGTATCTACCGGTGGTCAGATTCCTAATAATCTGGCAATGAGATTAGATGAACAGAATATCAATATTCTTGGAACTTCAGCTAAAAACATTGATAATGCCGAAGACAGAAATAAATTCTCTGCAATGCTAGACCGCATTGGTGTGGATCAGCCGGCATGGAGAGAATTAACCAGCATGGAAGACATTAACGAGTTTGTTGAAGAAGTTGGATTCCCGGTATTGGTTAGACCTTCATACGTGCTAAGTGGTGCCGCAATGAATGTTTGCTCAAATCAGGAAGAATTGGTTAGATTCTTGCAATTGGCAGCAAATGTTTCTAAGAAGCATCCGGTTGTTGTGAGTCAGTTTATCGAGCATGCAAAAGAGGTTGAAATGGATGCTGTTGCCGATAAGGGTGAGATCATTGCTTATGCTATCAGCGAACACATTGAGTTTGCCGGTGTACACTCTGGTGATGCCACTATTCAGTTCCCTCCACAGAAACTGTATGTAGAAACAGTACGTCGTATTAAACGAATCTCTAAGCAAATCGCTAAAGAGTTGAACATTTCAGGTCCGTTTAATATTCAGTATCTAGCTAAGGATAATGACATTAAAGTTATCGAATGTAATCTTCGTGCTTCTCGTAGTTTCCCATTTGTGAGCAAAGTTTTAAAGATTAACTTTATTGAACTAGCTACAAAGATCATGTTGGGATTACCAGTAGAAAAGCCAGAGAAAAGCTTGTTTGATCTCGACTACGTAGGTATAAAGGCATCTCAGTTCTCATTCTCTCGTCTACAAAAAGCTGACCCTGTATTAGGGGTTGATATGGCTAGTACGGGCGAAGTGGGCTGTATCGGATCTGATACTTCTTGCGCAGTATTAAAATCAATGCTTTCTGTAGGCTACAAGATTCCTAAAAAGAACATTCTTTTATCTACAGGTACAGCGAAGGATAAAACAGATATGTTGTCTTCAGCAAGTCTTCTTGTTGAAAAAGGATATAACTTGTTCGCAACAGGAGGTACACATAAGTTCCTTGAAGAAAATGGTATTCCAAATACATTAGTATATTGGCCAAGCGAAGAGGGAACACCTCAGGCTCTGGATTTGCTTCATAATAAGGAAATTGATATGGTGGTAAATATACCAAAGAATCTGACTCCTGGTGAGCTTACTAATGGTTATAAGATCCGTCGTGCGGCTATTGATTTGAATATTCCGCTGATAACCAATCCTAGATTAGCAAGTGAGTTTATTACTGCTTTCTGTAGTATAAATCTCGATGATTTGCAAATTAAGAGTTGGGAAGAATATAAGTAA
- the carA gene encoding glutamine-hydrolyzing carbamoyl-phosphate synthase small subunit — protein sequence MQKEKNVLLILDDGSIFKGKSFGYEKAIAGEVVFNTAMMGYPESLTDPSYSGQIMTLTFPLVGNYGVPPRSEKDGLSTFMESEKIHAEGIIVCDYSWEYSHWNAVESLESWLKSEKVVGIYGIDTRELTKLLREKGSMKGKIVFPEENGELKPENDVPFVDPNLINQVARVSCKEVITYGNGKKKVLLVDCGVKHNIIRCLLKRDVTVIRVPWDYDFNTIEYDGLFISNGPGDPNMCDVTVQNIRKALNGEKPIFGICMGNQLLSKAGGANIYKLKYGHRSHNQPVRMVGTNRCFITSQNHGYAVDNATLTSDWEPFFINMNDNTNEGIKHKTKPFFSVQFHPEAASGPTDTEFLFDKFVEML from the coding sequence ATGCAAAAAGAAAAGAATGTTTTATTGATTCTCGATGATGGAAGCATTTTCAAAGGAAAATCCTTCGGTTACGAGAAAGCTATTGCGGGAGAGGTAGTGTTTAATACTGCCATGATGGGATATCCCGAGAGTTTGACCGATCCATCTTATTCCGGTCAGATAATGACGCTAACTTTTCCTTTAGTAGGTAACTATGGTGTTCCTCCAAGAAGTGAGAAAGATGGACTTTCTACTTTTATGGAATCGGAAAAAATCCACGCTGAAGGTATTATCGTTTGTGACTATTCATGGGAATATAGCCACTGGAATGCAGTAGAAAGCCTTGAAAGCTGGTTGAAAAGCGAAAAAGTTGTGGGTATTTACGGTATCGATACTCGTGAATTAACAAAATTGCTTCGCGAAAAAGGTTCAATGAAGGGTAAAATTGTATTCCCTGAAGAAAACGGGGAATTGAAACCTGAAAATGATGTTCCTTTTGTAGATCCAAATCTTATTAACCAGGTTGCACGTGTTAGTTGCAAAGAGGTTATTACTTATGGAAATGGAAAAAAGAAAGTATTGTTAGTGGATTGTGGAGTAAAACACAATATCATTCGCTGTTTGCTTAAGAGAGATGTTACTGTAATCAGAGTTCCATGGGATTATGACTTTAATACAATTGAATATGATGGATTATTCATATCAAACGGACCAGGTGACCCTAATATGTGCGATGTTACAGTTCAGAATATTCGTAAAGCATTGAATGGAGAAAAGCCAATCTTCGGTATCTGTATGGGTAACCAATTGCTTTCTAAAGCAGGAGGAGCAAATATTTATAAATTGAAGTATGGTCACCGTAGTCATAACCAACCAGTACGCATGGTAGGTACAAACAGATGTTTTATTACCAGTCAGAATCATGGATATGCTGTAGACAACGCTACACTGACTAGTGATTGGGAACCATTCTTCATAAACATGAATGATAATACCAATGAAGGTATAAAACATAAAACGAAACCATTCTTCTCAGTTCAATTCCATCCTGAAGCAGCGAGTGGTCCAACGGACACAGAATTCTTGTTCGATAAATTTGTAGAGATGCTCTAA
- a CDS encoding amidophosphoribosyltransferase → MEPLKHECGVAMIRLLKPLEYYEQKYGTWMYGLNKLYLLMEKQHNRGQEGAGLACVKLEANPGEEYMFRERALGTGAITEIFGTVQSNFKDLTPEKLHDADFAKRCLPFAGELYMGHLRYSTTGKSGISYVHPFLRRNNWRAKNLALCGNFNMTNVDEIFQRITETGQHPRRYSDTYIMLEQVGHRLDREVERLFQQAEVKGLKGMDITHAIEDQIDLVNVLKTSSDVWDGGYVICGITGSGESFSFRDPWGIRPAFYYHDDEIVVLASERPVIQTAMNVPDEEVKELNPGEAILVDKTGNIRLAQINEPKKYNACSFERIYFSRGSDKDIYNERKALGSNLVEPILKAIDNDLEHTVFSFIPNTAEVAFYGMLEGFDNYLNHLKISKIASAGHQLEYEELDKILSMRIRSEKVAIKDIKLRTFIAEGNTRNDLAAHVYDITYGSIVPHVDNLVVIDDSIVRGTTLKQSIIGILDRLHPKKIVIVSSSPQVRYPDYYGIDMARMNEFIAFRATIALLKERNKQHIIKEAYKKSKEQQNLPKEQIVNYVKELYAPFTDEEIAAKMVELLTPEGIKAKVEIVYQHLEGLHAACPKNPGDWYFTGNYPTPGGNKLVNEAFITYMEKVYSD, encoded by the coding sequence ATGGAACCATTAAAACATGAATGTGGCGTAGCAATGATCCGCTTACTGAAGCCTTTGGAATATTATGAGCAGAAGTATGGTACATGGATGTATGGGCTGAATAAACTCTATCTTTTGATGGAGAAACAGCACAACCGTGGGCAAGAGGGAGCTGGATTAGCTTGTGTAAAATTGGAAGCAAACCCGGGAGAGGAGTATATGTTCCGTGAAAGAGCATTAGGTACCGGAGCTATTACTGAAATATTTGGTACAGTGCAATCTAATTTTAAGGATCTTACTCCTGAAAAACTACATGATGCCGACTTTGCCAAACGTTGCCTTCCTTTTGCAGGAGAACTCTACATGGGTCACCTTCGCTACAGTACCACAGGAAAGAGTGGTATCTCTTATGTTCATCCGTTCCTTCGTCGAAATAACTGGAGAGCAAAAAATTTAGCTCTGTGCGGAAACTTCAATATGACGAATGTTGATGAAATCTTTCAGCGTATAACTGAAACAGGTCAACATCCACGCCGATATTCAGATACATATATAATGTTGGAACAGGTTGGTCATCGCCTGGACCGTGAAGTAGAACGTCTTTTTCAACAAGCTGAAGTTAAAGGGTTGAAAGGGATGGATATAACTCATGCCATTGAAGATCAGATTGACTTGGTGAATGTTTTAAAGACTTCAAGCGATGTGTGGGATGGGGGATATGTGATTTGTGGTATTACAGGTAGTGGTGAATCATTCTCCTTCAGAGATCCATGGGGTATTCGTCCTGCTTTTTACTATCATGATGATGAAATTGTAGTTCTGGCTTCAGAAAGACCAGTTATCCAAACAGCAATGAACGTTCCGGATGAGGAGGTAAAAGAACTCAATCCTGGTGAAGCTATTCTTGTTGACAAAACCGGAAATATTCGTTTGGCTCAGATTAATGAACCAAAGAAATATAATGCTTGTTCTTTCGAAAGAATTTATTTTTCACGCGGTAGCGATAAAGATATATATAATGAACGTAAAGCTTTGGGAAGTAACTTGGTTGAACCAATTCTTAAAGCCATAGACAATGATCTTGAACATACAGTTTTCTCTTTCATTCCTAATACAGCCGAGGTTGCTTTTTATGGAATGCTTGAAGGTTTTGATAATTATCTGAATCATTTGAAAATTAGCAAGATTGCTTCGGCAGGTCATCAGCTAGAATATGAGGAATTGGATAAAATCCTTTCAATGCGTATCCGTTCGGAGAAAGTAGCGATTAAAGATATTAAGTTACGTACATTTATTGCTGAAGGTAACACCAGAAATGACCTTGCTGCCCACGTTTATGATATAACATATGGCAGTATTGTTCCGCATGTGGATAATCTTGTGGTAATAGATGACAGTATAGTTCGGGGAACAACGTTAAAGCAGAGTATTATTGGTATTCTGGATCGTCTTCATCCTAAGAAAATAGTTATAGTATCATCTTCACCTCAGGTACGTTATCCTGATTATTATGGTATTGACATGGCACGGATGAATGAATTTATTGCTTTCCGTGCAACTATAGCATTACTAAAAGAAAGGAATAAACAGCATATAATTAAAGAAGCCTATAAAAAATCCAAAGAGCAGCAGAACCTTCCGAAGGAACAGATTGTTAATTATGTCAAGGAACTATATGCTCCGTTTACCGATGAAGAGATTGCAGCAAAGATGGTTGAGCTTCTGACGCCTGAAGGTATTAAAGCTAAAGTTGAAATCGTATATCAGCATTTGGAGGGACTCCACGCTGCATGTCCGAAGAACCCTGGCGATTGGTATTTTACGGGAAATTATCCGACCCCTGGTGGTAACAAGCTCGTTAATGAAGCTTTTATAACATATATGGAAAAAGTTTACAGTGATTAA